The segment AGTCGGTATCTTCGGACCTGGAATTGTCAATCCCCAGAACGAACCTTGCCCGAGTCTCCCTTCCAGGCTTGCCCTGGCAGCTGCGCGATCAGATTCTGCAGTACCGCTCTGCCTTGCTGCAGTGCATCGGAAGCTGAGGGATCAGAGCTCGCCTCGGAAGCGAGCAGCGGCTGGAGGTCTTTCAAGAAATCCGGATCATCCAACTTCCGGACCAGATTCGCCTCGAACTCGGCCCGTGAAACGCGCGCACCCTCGTTAGCCAGGTAGGCCTCGAAGCATCGCACAATCCTCGCGTGATCGAGATGCGGAAGGCGATCCATCGCCGTCGCCAAATCGAACAAGTCCCTCCCTTTCTTGCGCTGATAGAGCGCCCGCATCTTCGTGCCGAGAAGCTCCTCGACGGCATAGCTCACGACTTCAGCCTCTCCCGCATACCATGGATTCGACACCGCGAAGTGAGCTCTGTACAAACCGAAGACAGTGAAGTGCTCGCGCGTGTTGATCTCGATCTTGAGCCGC is part of the bacterium genome and harbors:
- a CDS encoding nucleotidyl transferase AbiEii/AbiGii toxin family protein: LHKLFLVRVRRYSEDIDLVQLNAGPIGPVMNAIRAQLDSWLGKPKWKQNRGRVTLIYRFRSEIPPTTPLRLKIEINTREHFTVFGLYRAHFAVSNPWYAGEAEVVSYAVEELLGTKMRALYQRKKGRDLFDLATAMDRLPHLDHARIVRCFEAYLANEGARVSRAEFEANLVRKLDDPDFLKDLQPLLASEASSDPSASDALQQGRAVLQNLIAQLPGQAWKGDSGKVRSGD